From one Acidobacteriota bacterium genomic stretch:
- a CDS encoding TolC family protein, which yields MTDLHDRSRPGRPGVLILFAMACLFLGGEAVASAQQLPPTMRVDLERAIQLALAHNHALQAARTQVTQSKANEMTASLRPNPVFTWNDFFLPVFTPSQLNGDYLNNASEFDLLFSYTFERGRKRKWRMQNARDNTAVVQSQVQDNERALSFNVAQQFVNVLLAESSLTFAQQNLESFQQTLDVSQERYQKGAISEGDLLKIRLQRLQFQEDVSSAKLARQQALDSLRDLLGYESVPQNYDVAGNLAYAPIQGSVEDFQAKALNLRPDLRAANQAVVAANSNYRLAKANGKRDLTLTSGYSHVSAANDASFSVNMEIPLYDRNQGEIARTHAAITQSEETKNATQQAVMTDVATAYEAVRTGERIVQLYQSGYLKDSKESLDISQYAYQRGAASLLDFLDAERSYRSIELAYRATLATYMLAVDQLHEAVGARPMP from the coding sequence ATGACTGACCTGCATGATCGTTCCCGGCCTGGAAGACCCGGCGTTTTAATTCTGTTTGCGATGGCCTGCCTGTTTTTAGGCGGGGAAGCCGTTGCTAGCGCGCAGCAGCTTCCGCCAACGATGAGGGTTGACCTTGAGCGTGCCATCCAGCTGGCGCTTGCGCACAATCATGCGTTGCAGGCAGCCAGGACGCAGGTGACGCAAAGCAAAGCGAACGAGATGACAGCTTCCCTGAGGCCTAACCCCGTCTTTACCTGGAATGACTTCTTCTTGCCTGTTTTCACTCCCAGCCAGCTAAACGGCGACTACCTTAACAACGCCAGCGAATTTGACCTTTTGTTCTCTTACACATTTGAGAGAGGGCGCAAACGCAAATGGCGCATGCAGAACGCGCGGGACAACACAGCCGTCGTGCAGTCGCAGGTACAGGACAACGAGCGCGCCCTCTCCTTTAACGTGGCGCAGCAGTTCGTAAACGTCCTGCTGGCCGAGTCATCCCTCACGTTTGCGCAGCAGAACCTTGAGAGCTTTCAGCAGACGCTGGACGTAAGCCAGGAACGTTACCAGAAAGGAGCCATCAGCGAAGGCGACCTGCTCAAGATCAGGCTCCAGAGGCTGCAATTTCAAGAGGACGTGTCCTCGGCGAAATTGGCCCGGCAGCAGGCGCTGGACTCCCTGCGTGACCTGCTGGGGTATGAATCCGTCCCACAAAATTACGACGTTGCCGGCAACCTGGCCTACGCGCCCATTCAGGGCAGTGTGGAGGATTTCCAGGCGAAAGCTCTCAATCTGCGGCCGGATTTGCGCGCTGCCAATCAGGCGGTGGTTGCTGCGAACAGCAACTACAGGCTGGCCAAGGCCAACGGCAAGCGGGATTTGACTCTTACCTCGGGCTATAGCCACGTTTCGGCCGCCAATGACGCGAGCTTCTCCGTCAACATGGAGATCCCGCTTTACGACCGCAACCAGGGCGAGATCGCGCGCACGCACGCGGCCATCACGCAGTCTGAAGAAACCAAAAACGCTACCCAGCAGGCCGTGATGACCGACGTTGCCACCGCGTATGAAGCCGTGAGGACCGGCGAGCGAATCGTCCAGCTTTATCAATCCGGTTACCTGAAAGATTCCAAAGAATCGTTGGATATCAGCCAGTATGCCTACCAGCGGGGCGCCGCCAGCCTGCTGGACTTTCTGGACGCAGAGCGCAGTTATCGCTCGATTGAGTTGGCGTACCGGGCAACCCTGGCGACATACATGCTGGCCGTTGATCAACTGCATGAAGCGGTCGGCGCGAGGCCAATGCCATGA
- a CDS encoding lipid A biosynthesis acyltransferase, with product MARQTLCRALNEKNTRIRSSTSFSKIFRYDLNRHRIAFRGASSRAVKPWRHRGWRVGRGAAGRTPASRSFLKRDLSSQKPLFRHRIEFFAAQAVLGFLGWLPQSVARTVCVALAALSYAFWPRLRRVGMFNLGIAFPEWTDKRRRKVLFAEFLNLGRMLADFSHFPRLDRENIDRLIIYDGFENYDEARKKGRGIIFLTAHFGNWELGSFAHGIYGYPCNFVVREMDNPLMDGLINRYRCASGGRAIEKREFARQTLRAFERNEAVGILMDQNMLAGEGAFVDFFGLPASTTTGPARVARRTGAPVVLGLVIWDSKLKKYRLRFDRVDWVRCQDPEKEIEANTANYTRRIEDYIRRYPDQWLWVHRRWKTRPPGEPPLYPF from the coding sequence ATAGCCAGGCAGACGCTGTGTCGAGCCCTGAACGAAAAGAATACGAGGATCAGGTCCTCAACTTCTTTCTCCAAAATCTTCCGCTACGATCTGAATAGACATAGAATAGCTTTTCGCGGAGCATCATCCCGGGCAGTTAAGCCATGGCGACATCGCGGCTGGCGCGTTGGCCGTGGGGCGGCAGGGAGAACTCCGGCCTCGAGGAGTTTTTTGAAGCGAGACCTCTCATCTCAAAAGCCGTTGTTTCGCCATCGCATTGAATTTTTCGCCGCCCAGGCCGTTCTGGGATTCCTGGGATGGCTTCCGCAATCGGTGGCGCGAACAGTCTGCGTGGCACTGGCTGCGTTGAGCTACGCCTTCTGGCCGCGCCTTCGCCGCGTGGGAATGTTCAATCTGGGAATTGCCTTCCCGGAGTGGACCGACAAGCGGCGGCGGAAGGTCCTGTTCGCAGAGTTTCTCAATCTGGGGCGCATGCTGGCCGACTTTTCGCATTTTCCCCGCCTGGACCGTGAGAACATCGATCGGCTGATTATCTATGACGGATTTGAAAATTACGATGAAGCCCGGAAAAAGGGCAGGGGAATCATCTTTCTGACCGCACACTTTGGCAACTGGGAGCTCGGATCATTCGCCCACGGCATTTACGGTTATCCCTGCAATTTCGTGGTGCGGGAAATGGACAATCCCCTGATGGACGGGCTTATCAACCGATACCGGTGCGCAAGCGGCGGGCGCGCAATCGAAAAGAGAGAATTCGCCCGCCAGACCCTCCGGGCTTTTGAGCGGAATGAGGCGGTAGGCATCCTGATGGACCAGAACATGCTTGCAGGGGAAGGAGCCTTTGTGGATTTTTTCGGGCTGCCTGCTTCAACCACCACGGGGCCGGCGCGCGTGGCGCGAAGGACCGGCGCGCCCGTCGTTCTGGGGCTCGTAATCTGGGATTCAAAACTGAAGAAGTACCGGCTGAGGTTTGACAGGGTTGATTGGGTCAGGTGCCAGGACCCCGAAAAGGAAATCGAGGCAAACACGGCGAATTATACGCGGCGCATCGAGGATTATATCCGCCGATACCCGGACCAGTGGCTCTGGGTGCATCGCCGGTGGAAAACACGCCCGCCCGGCGAGCCCCCTCTGTATCCTTTCTGA
- a CDS encoding efflux RND transporter periplasmic adaptor subunit — translation MNLKIHTLTMRRLQFALLATLISSFLVLSACGPRDAGPSAAQTTAYGSSGAAKAELFSVPQDQMGHVQIVTAEQQTFPVVLRLSGSVAYNAFKTTPVITQVSGPVMQVPVYPGQIVRSGQPMLYVSSADFAQLRSSYLKANDAYKLAQGNLERDQDLFAHHAVAQADLLQAQSTRNQALADLQASVQALQVIGIRDPGRLANGPASSRVSVLAPIAGEVVERTVQPGQVIQAGATQVFTISDMSTVWVLVNVYQNDLSYIHMGDPVTVETNAFPTTFHGKISFIAPALDQDTRTLKVRIVTSNPHGMLKKDMYVTAVVQAGETKALTVPDDAVLRNDVNEPFVYVLSGTNQFSQRLVTIGRSEDGQTQILNGLKEGDKVAGNGSLFLQFARSLTQ, via the coding sequence ATGAATTTGAAAATACATACCCTGACCATGCGGAGATTGCAGTTTGCCCTTCTGGCGACATTGATCTCTTCTTTCTTGGTCCTTTCGGCCTGCGGGCCCAGGGATGCCGGCCCAAGCGCAGCGCAGACCACCGCCTACGGTTCATCCGGCGCTGCTAAGGCAGAGCTGTTCAGCGTGCCGCAGGACCAGATGGGACATGTGCAAATTGTGACTGCCGAACAGCAGACCTTTCCGGTGGTCCTGAGGTTGTCCGGGTCTGTTGCTTACAACGCTTTCAAGACAACGCCAGTGATCACCCAGGTCAGCGGACCGGTAATGCAGGTGCCGGTCTATCCTGGCCAGATAGTCCGCTCCGGACAGCCGATGCTTTACGTCAGCAGCGCCGATTTTGCCCAGTTACGATCGAGCTATCTCAAGGCCAATGACGCCTATAAGCTTGCCCAGGGCAATCTGGAACGCGACCAGGACCTTTTTGCTCACCACGCTGTGGCACAGGCTGATCTGCTGCAGGCGCAATCTACCCGCAATCAGGCCTTGGCTGACCTGCAGGCTTCTGTGCAGGCCTTGCAGGTGATTGGCATCAGGGACCCTGGCCGCCTTGCCAATGGCCCGGCCAGTTCACGGGTTTCAGTGCTGGCACCCATTGCCGGAGAGGTCGTTGAACGGACGGTGCAGCCCGGCCAGGTGATCCAGGCTGGAGCAACTCAGGTGTTCACCATTTCGGACATGAGCACGGTGTGGGTGTTGGTGAACGTCTACCAGAATGACCTCTCTTATATCCACATGGGCGATCCTGTGACGGTTGAGACCAATGCCTTCCCGACAACCTTCCACGGAAAGATTTCCTTTATCGCTCCAGCGCTTGACCAGGATACACGGACCCTCAAGGTCCGTATTGTCACGAGCAACCCTCACGGAATGCTCAAGAAAGATATGTACGTGACGGCTGTCGTGCAGGCCGGAGAGACGAAGGCGCTTACGGTTCCGGACGATGCCGTTCTGAGGAACGACGTGAACGAACCGTTCGTTTACGTTCTGTCGGGGACGAACCAGTTTTCGCAGCGCCTGGTGACAATCGGCCGCAGCGAGGATGGGCAGACCCAAATACTCAACGGGCTCAAGGAAGGTGACAAGGTAGCGGGCAACGGCAGCCTGTTCCTGCAATTTGCCAGGTCGCTAACGCAATAA
- the lpxD gene encoding UDP-3-O-(3-hydroxymyristoyl)glucosamine N-acyltransferase, whose product MKVSEIARLVGGEANGEKEKNITGVAALDSATEQDLAFADGGPALRQAADSRAGCILVPEGTSVAGRTTIAVRNLRLAFIRAAEALQPPPKAPHGIHPTALIAADAHLGLEVSVGPYCVIESGARVGAGSRLGAGVYVGEGVALGARCILHPRVSIYPGVQVGDRVVLHAGVVLGSEGFGYLFAEGRQQKFPQLGGLVIENDVEIGANTTVDRGSLGTTRIGEGTKIDNLVQVAHNVRIGRHAVIAAQTGISGSAEIGDFVTLAGQVGVADHVRIEDGAVIGAQAGIPTGKAVRKGSVMWGTPARPLSEFKKMYAHLSRLPALAQKVKELSGGPPAKKK is encoded by the coding sequence ATGAAGGTCAGCGAAATCGCGCGCCTGGTGGGCGGGGAAGCGAATGGCGAGAAAGAAAAGAACATCACGGGCGTCGCCGCCCTCGATTCTGCGACGGAGCAGGACCTGGCTTTCGCCGACGGCGGGCCCGCGCTGCGTCAAGCGGCGGATTCCCGCGCCGGGTGCATTCTTGTGCCGGAAGGAACTTCAGTAGCCGGCCGGACCACCATTGCAGTGCGGAACCTTCGACTGGCCTTCATTCGTGCCGCCGAGGCGCTCCAGCCTCCGCCCAAAGCGCCGCACGGCATCCATCCAACCGCGTTAATCGCAGCCGATGCGCACCTGGGGCTTGAGGTCAGCGTGGGGCCTTATTGCGTTATCGAATCGGGTGCCAGAGTTGGAGCGGGATCGCGTCTGGGCGCAGGGGTTTATGTGGGCGAAGGAGTGGCGCTGGGCGCCCGCTGTATACTTCATCCCCGGGTCAGCATCTATCCGGGCGTGCAAGTGGGCGACCGCGTCGTTCTTCATGCCGGGGTTGTCCTGGGGTCAGAGGGGTTCGGTTATCTTTTTGCGGAAGGGCGCCAGCAGAAGTTTCCTCAGCTCGGCGGGCTGGTGATCGAGAACGATGTTGAGATCGGAGCCAACACCACTGTGGACCGCGGGTCACTGGGAACCACGCGGATCGGGGAAGGCACCAAGATCGACAACCTCGTGCAGGTGGCGCACAACGTCAGAATCGGCCGCCACGCGGTAATAGCGGCGCAGACCGGAATTTCCGGCAGTGCCGAGATTGGCGATTTTGTGACCCTGGCAGGACAAGTCGGCGTGGCCGACCATGTTCGAATTGAAGATGGCGCCGTCATCGGAGCGCAGGCGGGCATCCCGACAGGCAAGGCCGTGCGGAAAGGCAGCGTCATGTGGGGTACGCCCGCGCGGCCACTGAGCGAGTTCAAAAAAATGTACGCCCACCTCAGCCGCCTGCCCGCACTGGCGCAGAAAGTCAAAGAGCTTTCAGGTGGGCCCCCCGCAAAGAAAAAGTGA
- a CDS encoding TonB-dependent receptor, whose translation MLPVGTALAQALGTSGSVQGTVVDPTGAVIVGAAVEIRNPVSGYVQSMATDTSGKFAFSNVPFNPYHLTVTSAGFQPAVQDVDVASGLPVQLNIALQLGTVATNVTVTTEGSDLLEKTPAAHTDVDQSLISNLPIQSPSIGLSQVVTNATPGVVADANGFFHPLGEHSDTTISVDGQPISDQQSKIFANQVPLSAVQSMEVVSGTPPAQYGDMTSLIINTTMKSGLGVQGLHGGFTSQYGSFGSWSEALTLGMGGNKWGNFLSLNGDGSSRFLDSPEFTAFHDKGNDESFFDRLDWQPNANNTAHLDLSLGRSWFQIPNTYNQLAAGQDQREQIKSLNLSPEWTHLFSANTLLAFQPFLRITHVKYFPSRDLFSDLPATVSQSRRLEHAGFTADITYNHANHTARAGMQFVASPVTEGFGLGITDPSFNPVCLMSDGSPVLDPMLTNPNNCTANGYAPNASLAPGLVPYDLTRGGSLFGFHGYSSIKEMSLYAQDSVALGGWRLDGGLREDIYRGRSNASALEPRLGISYNIKPTNTVIRMGYARLFVTPYYENLLLSSATGAGGLATTGIGAFGESPLVPGRRNQFNAGIEQAIGRHIVVNAGYFWKYTRDDYDFDTLFSSPITFPIQWRKSKIDGASVRVNMTDWHGFSAYSVLGHARSRFFGPEVGGLIFNSPLNVAVFRIDHDQAFQQTSHIQYQFHQLAERRPWVGLTWQFESGLVNGSVPDLPSALSLDGDRQAAIGFFCGDQVATLASPVTTCNLPYPQWGATRVQIPAPGTENADTNPPRIAPRNLFDFAIGFDNVFRTEHPKVTLKLTSINLTNKVALYNFLSTFSGTHFVTPRSLQVELGFLF comes from the coding sequence ATGCTCCCTGTCGGAACAGCGCTGGCGCAGGCCCTGGGCACCTCTGGAAGCGTACAGGGAACCGTGGTTGACCCGACAGGGGCTGTAATCGTCGGTGCTGCGGTTGAAATCAGAAATCCTGTATCCGGTTACGTTCAATCGATGGCTACCGACACTTCAGGCAAATTTGCATTTTCGAACGTCCCGTTCAATCCCTATCATCTGACTGTCACGAGCGCGGGGTTTCAACCGGCGGTCCAGGATGTTGATGTGGCGTCAGGCCTGCCCGTGCAACTGAATATTGCCTTGCAACTGGGTACGGTTGCCACCAACGTGACGGTCACGACGGAGGGAAGCGATCTCCTTGAAAAGACGCCTGCGGCGCACACAGACGTTGATCAGAGTCTCATTTCGAACCTTCCCATTCAGAGCCCTTCCATAGGATTGAGCCAGGTCGTGACGAATGCTACACCGGGAGTCGTCGCGGATGCGAATGGCTTTTTTCATCCCCTGGGCGAGCACTCGGACACTACCATCTCGGTGGATGGACAGCCTATCAGTGACCAGCAGAGCAAGATCTTCGCGAACCAGGTCCCGCTCAGTGCCGTGCAATCCATGGAAGTCGTTTCTGGCACGCCGCCCGCCCAGTACGGTGACATGACCAGCCTGATCATTAACACGACGATGAAGTCCGGCCTGGGCGTTCAAGGGCTGCATGGCGGCTTTACCAGCCAGTACGGATCATTCGGTTCCTGGTCGGAGGCGCTCACGCTGGGCATGGGAGGCAATAAATGGGGAAACTTCCTGTCGCTGAATGGTGACGGCTCCAGCCGCTTTCTCGACTCACCTGAGTTTACAGCTTTCCATGACAAGGGTAATGATGAGAGTTTCTTCGACCGATTGGATTGGCAGCCAAACGCCAATAATACAGCTCATCTTGACCTTTCCCTGGGACGCTCCTGGTTCCAGATTCCGAATACCTACAATCAGCTCGCTGCGGGCCAGGACCAGCGTGAGCAGATCAAGTCCCTGAATCTCTCGCCTGAGTGGACGCACCTGTTCAGCGCAAACACATTGCTTGCCTTCCAGCCTTTTTTACGGATCACCCATGTTAAATATTTCCCCAGCCGCGACCTCTTTTCTGATCTGCCAGCAACGGTAAGCCAGAGTCGGCGGCTGGAGCACGCGGGATTCACTGCTGACATTACCTACAATCACGCGAACCACACGGCCAGAGCGGGGATGCAATTCGTCGCGTCGCCCGTCACCGAAGGTTTTGGGCTGGGAATCACCGATCCATCGTTCAATCCTGTTTGCCTCATGTCGGATGGCAGCCCGGTGCTTGACCCAATGCTCACAAACCCGAACAATTGCACTGCCAATGGATATGCTCCCAACGCGTCGCTCGCGCCGGGCCTTGTTCCCTACGATTTGACGCGCGGCGGAAGCCTGTTTGGATTCCACGGCTACTCGAGCATCAAGGAAATGAGCCTCTACGCCCAGGACAGCGTGGCCTTGGGTGGATGGAGGCTGGACGGCGGCTTGCGCGAGGATATCTACCGGGGGCGGAGCAATGCCAGCGCTCTCGAACCCCGCCTCGGCATTTCATATAACATCAAGCCCACCAACACTGTTATCCGCATGGGCTACGCACGATTGTTTGTCACTCCCTATTACGAAAACCTGCTGCTTTCAAGCGCCACGGGAGCTGGCGGACTGGCGACTACGGGAATCGGTGCTTTTGGTGAATCCCCGCTTGTGCCGGGACGGCGCAACCAATTCAACGCCGGGATTGAACAGGCCATCGGGCGGCACATCGTAGTGAATGCCGGATACTTCTGGAAATACACGCGGGACGATTACGACTTTGACACCCTTTTCAGTTCGCCGATAACTTTTCCTATCCAATGGCGTAAGTCGAAAATTGACGGCGCTTCGGTCCGGGTGAATATGACGGATTGGCACGGCTTCTCTGCGTACTCAGTCTTAGGCCACGCGCGGTCACGCTTTTTCGGGCCTGAAGTCGGCGGTCTGATTTTCAACTCCCCGCTGAACGTCGCGGTCTTCCGAATTGACCACGACCAGGCATTCCAGCAAACCAGCCATATCCAGTATCAGTTTCACCAGCTTGCGGAACGCCGCCCGTGGGTTGGGTTGACCTGGCAATTCGAAAGCGGTCTGGTGAATGGGTCCGTTCCGGATCTGCCCTCGGCGTTGTCTCTTGATGGTGATCGGCAGGCGGCGATTGGCTTCTTTTGCGGAGACCAGGTTGCGACGTTGGCCAGCCCTGTCACAACCTGCAACCTCCCGTACCCTCAATGGGGTGCAACGAGAGTGCAAATCCCTGCTCCGGGAACTGAAAATGCAGATACGAATCCGCCGCGGATTGCGCCGCGCAACCTCTTTGATTTCGCGATCGGCTTCGACAATGTCTTTCGCACCGAACATCCAAAGGTCACTTTGAAGCTCACGTCAATCAATCTCACCAACAAAGTGGCCCTTTACAATTTTCTTTCAACGTTTAGCGGGACACATTTTGTGACCCCGCGGAGTCTTCAGGTGGAACTGGGTTTCCTTTTTTAA
- a CDS encoding efflux RND transporter permease subunit, translating into MIHRIVHFALHQRFFIIVLVGFLIVGGIVSFQRMPVDAYPDLSPPRVEVITQWPGHAAEEVERLISVPIEIQMNGVPGLDAMRSISLYGLSDVIMSFRFGADKYFCRQVAFERLAGAQLPSGVTPGLAPLSSPSNLIYRYVVQSPDRTPQELKTIQDWILNHAYRAIPGVADDSGFGGTTMQYQVLLDPSQLYSYHVTVPQVMQSLSANNANSGGGFYSQGGQFYYVRGIGLIRDTKDIENIVVASHQGAPIYMRDVGKVVVDHAPRLGEFGFMDNDDAVEGVIMMRTDEQTQYVLQRIEQETNYLNNQVLPKDVKIHTFYDRSGLVDLTTSTVEGNLLRGMILVLIVLIFFLVSVRAAIITALTIPLCLLFSFIFLHLEGVSANLLSIGAIDFGILIDGTVVMMENIYRELGLREGQEYDLKEAILHAARDVDRPVFYSVAVIIAGYLPIYALQGASGRLFHPMADTMSYALVGALLLSLTLVPVLISYWFKSGVREKVNRPYEWVKRVYGRQLDWALDHRALTMGVAFAIFGAVMLLVPLIGGEFMPHLDEGALWVRATMPYTISWQEAAKVAPRFRRILMSYPQVTEVGSELGRPDDGTDPTGFFNCEYYVGLKPYNDKSWKTGPIRNKEELIKSIDGKLTTFPGIIFNYTQPAEDAVDEALTGLKSALAVKVYGPDLQVLQKTALKIKTRLEKVPGFADLVVVRELGQPSLLIHIDRQKIARYGVNVSDVEAVIGAAVGGQPATQVIQGEKLFDLIVRMEPQFRSDPGTIGNLLVGTPDGQQIPLKDLADIGVGSGASFIYRENNSRYIGIQYSVEGRDMAGAVAAGQRAIAPIVSSLPQGYRVTWGGEYSEYLAARKQLNVIAPLTVLLIFLILFALYGNFKFPMAIAVGVVTTEPVGALLALRFTNTPFSVSSVLGLLVLMGVSTEMAVVLYSYINKLRLEGKDIREATRQAALLRLRPIMMTALVACLGLLPAALSHGIGSDTQRPFAIVIVGGLISPLLLGFFVNPILYSLVARDGDVLQV; encoded by the coding sequence ATGATCCATCGCATTGTTCATTTTGCTCTGCATCAGCGGTTTTTCATTATCGTTCTCGTGGGCTTCCTGATTGTTGGAGGTATCGTGTCTTTTCAAAGGATGCCCGTCGATGCCTATCCCGACCTTTCACCTCCGAGGGTTGAGGTCATCACCCAATGGCCCGGCCATGCCGCTGAGGAAGTCGAGCGGTTGATCAGTGTCCCTATTGAAATCCAGATGAACGGTGTACCAGGCCTCGATGCGATGCGCTCGATTTCACTATATGGGCTATCGGATGTCATCATGTCGTTCCGGTTTGGTGCGGACAAGTATTTTTGCCGCCAGGTTGCCTTCGAGCGCCTTGCGGGAGCGCAACTGCCCAGCGGCGTAACACCCGGCCTTGCCCCCCTTTCGAGCCCCAGCAATCTGATTTACCGGTACGTTGTTCAGAGTCCTGACCGCACTCCCCAGGAACTTAAAACGATTCAGGACTGGATTCTCAACCACGCTTATCGCGCCATTCCCGGCGTAGCTGATGACTCTGGATTTGGCGGAACAACCATGCAGTACCAGGTGCTGCTGGATCCGTCGCAGCTTTACAGCTATCACGTCACTGTTCCGCAGGTGATGCAGTCCCTATCGGCCAACAATGCCAACTCCGGCGGCGGCTTCTATTCCCAGGGCGGGCAATTTTATTACGTCCGGGGGATCGGATTGATTCGCGATACAAAGGACATTGAAAACATCGTGGTGGCCAGCCACCAGGGCGCGCCCATCTATATGCGAGACGTGGGAAAGGTGGTGGTTGACCATGCGCCGCGCCTGGGCGAATTCGGCTTTATGGATAACGACGACGCCGTGGAGGGCGTCATCATGATGCGCACCGACGAGCAGACGCAATACGTGCTGCAGCGCATCGAGCAGGAAACCAATTACCTGAATAATCAGGTCTTGCCCAAAGATGTCAAGATCCACACGTTTTACGACCGCAGCGGCCTGGTGGACCTGACAACCTCAACGGTGGAGGGCAACCTGCTGCGCGGGATGATTCTGGTCCTCATTGTTCTGATCTTCTTTCTGGTGAGCGTTCGCGCGGCGATTATTACCGCCCTGACCATTCCGCTCTGCCTGCTGTTCTCCTTTATATTCCTTCATCTGGAAGGCGTCTCCGCCAATTTGCTCTCCATTGGCGCCATCGATTTTGGCATCCTCATTGACGGTACCGTAGTTATGATGGAGAACATTTATCGCGAGCTAGGCTTGCGCGAGGGCCAGGAATATGACCTGAAGGAAGCCATTCTTCACGCGGCTCGCGATGTGGACCGCCCCGTTTTCTATTCGGTCGCCGTGATTATTGCGGGTTATCTGCCCATCTATGCACTGCAGGGCGCTTCGGGCCGGCTTTTTCACCCCATGGCCGACACTATGTCCTATGCCCTGGTGGGCGCGCTCCTGCTTTCTCTGACCCTTGTGCCGGTCCTGATTTCCTACTGGTTCAAATCCGGCGTCAGGGAAAAGGTGAACCGGCCTTACGAATGGGTCAAGCGCGTATATGGCCGTCAACTGGACTGGGCGCTCGACCATCGCGCGTTGACCATGGGAGTTGCCTTCGCGATCTTTGGCGCCGTCATGTTGCTGGTGCCGCTGATCGGCGGTGAGTTTATGCCGCACCTCGATGAAGGCGCCTTATGGGTGCGGGCAACCATGCCCTACACGATTTCCTGGCAGGAGGCCGCCAAGGTTGCGCCCCGGTTCCGCCGCATTCTTATGTCTTATCCCCAGGTGACGGAAGTTGGTTCTGAGCTTGGCCGCCCCGATGACGGGACTGATCCTACAGGATTCTTTAATTGCGAGTATTACGTCGGCCTGAAGCCTTATAACGACAAATCCTGGAAGACCGGGCCGATCCGAAACAAAGAAGAGCTCATCAAGTCCATCGACGGCAAGCTCACGACTTTCCCGGGCATCATTTTTAACTACACGCAGCCTGCCGAAGACGCTGTGGACGAAGCCCTGACAGGACTCAAGAGCGCTCTTGCCGTCAAGGTTTATGGCCCTGACTTGCAGGTCTTGCAGAAGACGGCGCTGAAAATCAAGACCAGGCTGGAAAAAGTCCCTGGCTTCGCAGACCTTGTTGTGGTGCGCGAGCTGGGTCAACCCAGCCTTCTGATTCACATTGACCGCCAGAAGATTGCGCGCTACGGCGTGAATGTGTCCGACGTCGAGGCGGTGATCGGAGCGGCGGTTGGCGGCCAGCCCGCCACGCAGGTGATCCAGGGCGAAAAATTGTTTGATTTGATAGTTCGAATGGAACCACAGTTCCGGTCTGATCCGGGCACAATCGGCAACCTGCTGGTGGGCACTCCGGACGGCCAGCAGATCCCGCTAAAAGACCTGGCGGATATCGGCGTCGGGAGTGGCGCATCATTCATCTACCGGGAAAATAACTCGCGCTATATCGGCATCCAGTACAGCGTTGAGGGGCGAGACATGGCGGGCGCCGTCGCCGCCGGTCAGCGTGCCATTGCGCCGATCGTGAGCAGCTTGCCGCAGGGCTATCGTGTCACCTGGGGCGGTGAGTACAGCGAATATCTTGCCGCCAGAAAGCAGCTGAACGTGATCGCCCCGCTGACTGTCCTGCTGATTTTTCTGATCCTTTTCGCCCTCTATGGAAACTTCAAGTTTCCCATGGCGATTGCCGTCGGCGTGGTGACCACGGAGCCCGTGGGGGCGCTGCTGGCGCTCAGGTTTACGAATACGCCTTTCAGCGTGTCGTCTGTCCTTGGGCTGCTTGTTCTGATGGGCGTTTCCACAGAGATGGCAGTGGTGCTTTATTCTTACATCAACAAGCTGCGGCTGGAAGGGAAGGACATCCGCGAAGCCACGCGCCAGGCGGCCTTGCTCCGGCTGCGGCCAATCATGATGACGGCCCTCGTAGCTTGCCTGGGGCTGCTGCCGGCGGCGCTCTCACACGGAATCGGGTCTGACACGCAGCGGCCATTTGCTATTGTTATTGTAGGCGGGTTGATTTCTCCCTTGCTACTGGGCTTTTTTGTTAACCCGATCCTTTATAGCCTGGTAGCCCGGGACGGCGACGTATTGCAGGTTTAG